The DNA segment TCACGGAATTCTTAATCTTAAATAATTTGTGTATTCGTTTTCTTTTAATTTCCAGATTGCAGCTCTGGCATATGTCCAATGAATATTAGTCTACAACCTACAAACTTGAATGGATTGAATCGCACATTCATATGGGACATCTTGACCTCCAAAAATGATGGTCTTGTACTTGGCTTCTCCACTCCATGGCTGAGACAGATACATCCTTCAAGCCTGTGTTCAGATCTTGTTAGCTTTAAGATTGGCACTTATGTTCGTGAATCATCCTATGGGATTGGAACTTTCTGCAGAAATGGTACCATAACACGTATTAAAGTCCAAGGAAGAGGAGTTGTTGCTTTGACTATACCATGGAATGTTAATATCAACAATCCAGGAATTAGCATTACTAACAGATCTACTATTAGAAGTAAGTGTTCCACAAAGGATGATTGCGTTggtcattttttttgtttaattaacTTTGGCGTTACAGTTgtgcttctttccattttcttggTTAAAACATAGCTGCCAGTTCTTTCACCACCATTCTAAACACAGCACCATATCTGTCCTCAGGTTGTGCTCGGTAGTAAAGTTCATATTCCTATTCATACTCCTCCAATTTAATATGGATTTACGATAGATTTGCATGACTGACAATGGCAGGGTGAGACTGCCTTAAGAAACACTTTATGCCAACATAAATGAGAGAGACGGTAAAGCTTAGTTTATTAATTTGGGTGTTAAGACTATGTATCTGAACAgcagaaaattaaaaagtttgaacattttaagatttaaatttaagattttaaaagtcatttttatcaaccaaaatttcccactgacatgaagtacaaagtttcAAAATAACTTGGGTATGTTCATTTTTTTCTAACCTTGAGGCTAAGCCAGAAATCTAAAATTGCATGTGTCCTTAACCGTTTCACAACTGCCATTCATCTATATATGTCTCATTACACATAACACATGCAGATAGCACATGTATAAACTTCAAGTGGCTTCATCTTCCGAATTGTTGCACCTAGAAACTCAGTTCTGGTTGAGAATCTCCCCGTAATACtgcatcaggattgtgtttctaggtgccacataaccagagatatccactgttaaccCTTAATGCATCATGACTTAAGTGTTTCCCTCTTTGATGGTGCCCTGATTATGAGTGTCAACCATTTAATGGCGTCAGCAGAAGCAATGAGGGCAATCAGTTGCTATAACAGCCTTGAGTCTGAGATTCCAGGATTTGACATTCGGAacaatctgtaacagtgtgccggTGGCTTTATTTGGCTTTGAGCAAGATATgacatgtacgtaacccggggactgcctgtactgggaaattgacaagataggttctgtaggtttgttcttaagttgaatttgtatgtaagtcggaattgtatattttatcattgtagctccagacaaatttttttttttgcccaagtgacaattggagttaaattttttttgatgtaattggaccaaggattatcaataaagcttcattacagacaccttacagctggacattgcagtctgggactatagtaaagcctccagagagcttcaccagaggtcacagggggcagaggggtccgtctgtaactatgagtcgtctgtaagtcgggtgtccttaagtaggggaccgcctgtatctgctCTATCCCTAGAGACCGGACTGCCAGTTCAGGTTCAAGGGGAAGTATATTCCCAGTTATTGCTGATATTACTTGAAAGAGCTCTTGGTAATATTCCCTCGACTCAGAGCAGCTCCAGAAGGTTTGTGCCAATGAACTTGCTTAGGTTCGTGCTTCCAACACTCTTTGGCGAACTAAGCGAATTCTGGGGTACAATACATAAGGTTAATAACTTACAATGGGCCTCCACCAGACTTATGCTTTTAGATGCCTTAGAAGGTCACTGTCATTTGGTTTATTCATAGATAACTTGTGGGTACACCCAACCTAGGAATCTGTATTTGGATTGTGCATTGGAGATGATGtactgaaagtttttttttctctttacagGTCTGAGCATTGTTGAATCCACTTTCCGTCAGGAGTCCTTTATAAATCTGCTTTCTGCAAACTACCCCGACCCATTTCCTAATAGTGAACAGATGATTTGGAAATTCAACTTGCCTGATAAGCATGCAGCCACAGTCCAGTTTCTCAATTTTACCAGCCCCACATGTGTGAAAAATGAGAACAATGTAATTTACCACCCAAACTACCAGCCAAAACCCACATTGTTAAAACTTGCAGATAAGCAGCCAGCAAATATTCTCGGTAACTTCAATTTTACACTGCAAAACTGTGATGTAAATAAACAGATGATTGGGCTGAGCTTGAACTTCAGCGTCACCGTTCAGAAAACTCAAGGAAGTAAGTTTTTAAGTAATATTCTCCACCTTATGCCTCTTGTTCTATAGCTACCCCCCTCTCCACCTTATGCCTCACTTTCTTTAGCCCTCTACCTTGATGCGTCTTTTTGGTAGCTTTCCTACCAACATCTTTGCCCCCTTTTCTGTTGCTCCTCTtcccactcttttttttttagtcaaaatagaaaaaaatcagaTGCTCTCTTTTTCCTATTTTACTGTAGCAAACCTCTTCACTGCCGATGTTATAGCAGCTTTACAGCTGGCAGACATGTCATCACATCCTAGCTCACAGCGGGAGCAGAGACTCAATACTGTGGGTTGCTGTTTGTGGCCCTATTTACATTGGCGGCTGAGTACCACTCACCTTGCCAATGTCCATAGCAAATGACAGGCGGCACTGCAAACCTAGCGTGGCCGGTCTGTGCGTTCACAGAATAGTGAGAAACTGTCCCTCGCCACACTGAACTTTCCCAATGGAAGCCTAGCTCTGCAAAcaattgtgtgcatgaggccttagtagTATGACCCAGCCCTGCTAAAGCTCTAGGTCCACCAGTGCATTTATAGTACTGTCTTTTCTCTGTATCCTTCCCTCCTGCACTGCACAATCTGAAATATCAATAACTGGCTAGAATATGTGAATTGTATTGCAATTGATCCCCATTCACTTTAAAACATAAACTGTTTGGACAAAGCTTTTTCTTATGTCTCAAATGTGTTGCCCaggaataaaaaaatgttttgcatatATCTGGTGGGTAGggagctttaaaaataataaattgcttATACTTGCTTCTCTGTTTCAATTAAGAGGCCGGCAGTGACCTCACAACCTATGACTCCTGCTGTAGTAGGTGCACAGCTGTGATCGCCACATCACTACTGGCATTGAAGGATGGTGCAAAGAGCAAGAGCACAGAGAAAGGAGTAGAAGTagtctgtttgtttgttttttttgttttttttttatccctggacaacctctttaacactTTGTAAAAAGTGAATTATTTAGTTTgcttatatacagtaaatactgcATTCacttatatacataatatattgcATTCTATCTGCAGTGTAAGACGGCCTACATTAGCCAGaattaatttttcaaatttttactaATCTATGTTTATTATTATATGACTTTATGTATTTGTTTCTGTGTCCAGATATTATCTACCCCTTGGATTTGACAAATGAAAAAGGACTAGTTGTGCGTATAAGCAAGAGATTTTTTGGACGCACTTTTACTCCTGTCTGTGTCATCTGTAAAGCCGCTACAGACTGTGAACCTGAACTTGTGATTGAGGGAGGGAAATACTACAGAATCTCCTTTCTCTGTGAGAATCTAAACAGTCTGGTGGTAACTGCAGAGAAACAAATAGGTAGGAACATTAAAATGTACTATATTGTGGGGTTTTCTTTCCCTATCTTACAATTCTTatttatgttttacaaaatttactttacaggcattccccgggttacatacaagattctgtaggtttgttcttaatttgaatttgtatgtaagttgaaactgtatattttatagatgTAACCCTAGCCAAAAttttttggttggggttacatttttttttttttttggtaacaatTGGCTTTTAAAAATGATTGATTGAATGATGATTGAAATgagaaaccaggattaacaataaagcttaattgcagacaccttttgataactattacagctgtttattgtagcctaaggctaaaatacagtaaattaccaacatcaaggggtccgtttgtaactaggggtcatctgtaagtcaggtgttaagTAGAGGACCATCTGCATTTGTTTTTCCAAGAAAATGTAGACCTTGATACCATGCATTTTATTTTCTACATGGACTGTGATTCTTAACTCAACTTTTATTTGTGAACATTATGCCATTTGCAAGATATTCCCCGTTTAATCTGGGACCTGTGGTTTAGAGTTCCAAGGTGGGggcaataaaaaacaaacaaacattaatACTTGCCTGGCAATGAATCCAGAGTTGCACATGCCAGCTTTACTGCGCATGCTTCATGGGAACAGCGCTTGTGCAATGGAGCTGGAGTCATCTCCCACATTGCGAGAACTTCAGATGCGAGTCTGATGTGCGTCATCTGACTTGCATCTAGGTCCATATGGACTTGTATTTGGGTTAGAGGTccaaaactggtgacaggtttgtcTTTAAGTGTATTCATttatgacattaaaggggttgtcagagtgtGTTAAAATTTACAGGTGGCCGGGATGGGAGgagggctgtaaaaaaaaacaaaaaaaacaaaacaaaacaaaaaaaaccttctaCTTCCCTCCTGAATAAATCTCCGTTCTCGTGGGCCACCGTTTGTTTACAAAGACAGGCATGCTCCACTCCGACAATTTCTGCCCGTCTGGCATGCCCATCTGTACCCGTGCCTAATACAGCATTAGTTTTAATGTGTATCATGTTTTAGCGTTATGTGCGTGTGCCAAGCTGGCAGAAGttgccgggggaggggggggcgtggATGGCACCGGCAGCCCAGGAGTGCCGGAACGATGGAGGAGGGAAGTATaaactttttagttttttagtaAAAGATGAAGTTTCTGCATTTTCTTTTATTACTTATTTGCCTactttttaataacttttcagCAAGATTGATATCAATGAtaactttttgtgtttttagaATGTTGGGATGTCTCCACTTGTAACATCAGCAATATGCCCCTTACCATCCCTCAGTCATTCAGTGACTTTCCTGTACGGCTGCAGAGTTACACTTGGAAGCTTATCGCTCCGGAACACATCAGTACTGAAATCGTATCCAAGTCTATGTTCTTGCAACAGAATGTATCAGATAAACCATGCAATGCAACAGCTCTGGGGTTTACGTATGACATCTTCAGTTCCACTAACACAGATGAATTTACACTCGGAACTTTTTGCCCTAATGGATCAATTGAAAAGATTCAGATGAGGGACAATGTTACCATCATTTTAAATACACCAAGCAATGGGAATTCGAAAAAACTACTAACCCATGACCTCAATGTATCATTTGTATCTTTCATTGAAGGTATGGTGCCATATAATTTGCATCTAAATGTTATTTAATGAACTCATCTAAGGATATGCATACACTCTGTAGTGCTGGGGTATGTTGTCTCTGAATTTTTGTAAACTCAGCTGATCTCATTACACTAGTCACTTTTACTGTAGGGGAGAGAGTCCCAAAAGTCTGAATAGGTatagatagaaagagagagaaagtagAGAAAgtaaaaaacaggcagcactccatggttccagTTTCAAAAATaagaggtgaactttattgagcaAGTGGCAATGTTTCGGTTTATGACACCTTCACCGTCGCCACTtgctcaataaagttcacctcttATTTTTGCTTTTTACTTTATCTAAAAAGGATCAATCCTGGACATGTTGGGGTGCTCCATCCCTCCTTGTATGGAGTCTCATTGAACTGTGCTGTCTTTTGTGTAGATATGTGCTTCAGTTTCTATAATGCATGTAGCTACAGTAAACAAATGGGATACATGGATATCTATCTCCAAATATTGGAGTTTGCTGTATATAAGGTAGCAGGAGAGTCTCATTACTATCCCCATACCTTTTTAACATTTGTCTGGGCATCATTTGCCTTTGTATATTAAGCTATTAAAAGGGACGATCGAGAGAGAGAGCGATCACGAGACCGGGAAGAGAACGCATAGAAACAAACCTAAGAAATGGTTGATGACAACTGGTTATTGCCATAAATAACCAAGAGACCCACAATGTAGCTGTCCCTGAGCCCTAAAGCCGCAGCCCTAGATAGCTGCCACTGCAACGGCAACCTTTATAAATGGGGTCCATGAAATATAGATTAGGTCAATAGATACTGGCAGTTACTTAGAGGTATGATCTTGACATGCCATGTTTCACCATAAAAAGGCTCTTTAGGGGATATTAAAAATAGCCAGTACAAATATCAAATGGTTTACAGATGCTACAAAGTTTGTTCTGTCAAGAAAATGTAGATGTTTATGCCATATAAACAACATCCAGATAAGTCGCAATGGCAATTCTCCCATGTATGGCTGGAACTCTGATCATTCAAAATTAGACCTAATAAACAGGTCTAATAAGGTTAGAAGGTCTAATTTGGCATGATCTGGGTTACTGCCATTCACGGTAGAATTGCCATTGTGACTTACCCGATGACCGCTTTATGCAAACTTTGAAGCACTCATCTGTAAACCCTTTGAAATTTGTACTAGGTCTTTATAATATCCTCTGAAGAGCCTTTTTATGGCAAAACATGGCATGTCTGGATTATATCTCTAATTAACTGCCAATATCTATTGACCTGATCTACATTTCTAGGACCCCTTTAGATAgaaccttggttgaacttgaaggaCATGTGCCTTCaattgtataaactatgatactaggtGTATACCAGGGATTCCTATCTAGGAATAGGTTCCCTTTGGAGTAGCAGCTATCTGGGGCTGCTGCTTAAGGGCTCACTAGCCTCTTTCGTGGAAATGGTATACCAGAGACAGCTACATTGTGGTTCTCTTTGGTTATTGATGGCAAAAACCAGTTGCCATCACCTATACCTTATGTTTGTTCTTTCCCGTCTTGTGATCTATATCTGTCCCTATCTCTTTGTCAACTCATACGTGGCAGCCGCCTCACCACAGGAAGCATCCGAGATGGTAAGAAGTACTTTTCTTCTTACTCATAAGCCACTAGTGTATGAACATTATTTTGTGACTAAGAGACTGGgatggtgttaaccctttctttgTGTTACTTTGTTGGTGTCTGTAGTTCACTTTTTGGCAATTTATTTTTGTGCCCACTTATCTCCGTGTAAAAAGTTTTATTGTTTTCTAGTATTTTTACGCTATAATAGAATTAGAAtttgaaggggtattctcatctgggcatttacatttaattaaattcatttgccatgtgtaaacatttcatcaattggatagtattaaaaaaaaatgttcctgtatgaagataatttctcatgaaaTACCACTATtgaacttggagtgctgcttccctgctgTTGGATTTACATACGTAAGGGTCTTTTTGAGCCAGATTCCCTGAAGCGTGCACCCACACGGATCTTAATCCAATACACCACTGTGCTACTCCTTCAACTTTTCCTCTACTTTGTGCCttggataatttctcataaatgtagccatgttgtgccTTAGAAATGAgaaagcttcctcggatacgaccacctcacattttggcagcaatggccagccTTGGGTTAttaagtcctgcctgaccacctggtatCGGCGTtctttaccacaggacggctgtggggcatacagtaactcctggatatttcatatacaaaaaactttttgtttctttgtgcaatctctccagcagaggtggccgtatccgaggacacagtcttgttttaagggaccatatcactacatttatgagaaattatcttctcactggaacatttttttaatgacatctaattgaagaaatgtttatacatggcagattaattaatctggatgtgaatgccgaGACTAGAATACCCCTAAATTTTTTGAGAAGCACTATTTGTATTTATTCTACACATCATTTAGGTTTTAATGTTACAACTGAGCAATGTATATTTACACCTCATCCCTAATCATATTTTTTTCTAGAGTCTTGATCTCTCAATTTTAAAATGGACATAAAGTTTCTGTTGATCTTAATCATAATATGTTTTTACAGAGGAATGTATATTCACTGTGTCTCCAAAAACCAGTGATGCCATTTACCTACAAACGCCACACTGGGAATTCGGGCTTCCAGATTATGTGTCTGTTTCTTGGAAAATAAATTTACCTACAAAACGATCTGGAAGGCTGAAATTTGGAAAAGACAAGATGGATATATCATGTGAAATGAGCCATGCCAATATCTATATCAAACCACAGAAAGGTTCAGGGCCTGACATAGTACGAAGAGAGGATGAACAACTGCCAGGTTCCTTAGATATGTACTCTGGATTCTGGGTCAACATTACGAACTGCAAAACATTGAAGGCATCGAAGAAGCTTAAGCTGCAGTTGTATATTACCTTTGATGAAATATCCCAAGGTGAGATAAAACTATGGTCTAGACTAATTATTTTGTCTAGGGACTAATTTACATTTCCGTGAATACAATAACGCCGAACAcagaccacacacacacacacatgaagcTACTCTTATCTGAATATATCTCTGGATGATCCATTTTCACTTAAAATAGTGGGCCAACCAATGCTTTTCTATATGTGAAAATTACACCATGTGCTGTCTGTGATTTTCATAGTCCATTTGATTTTACTGGACTAAAATGGAGCATAGAAATGTCAATATACCcgaaatatggaattagacttaccggtaattcggtttccactagtgaccatgacggcccccacctggaggatgctccta comes from the Engystomops pustulosus chromosome 5, aEngPut4.maternal, whole genome shotgun sequence genome and includes:
- the CDCP1 gene encoding CUB domain-containing protein 1 translates to MLLLGCILALSLSPLTESATISLQSTDNITIHIKPGLNKVLPPCYICTPQCKESRLEVSRGKKVDYTFSCPNPEMHFIMEINRTIDCSSGICPMNISLQPTNLNGLNRTFIWDILTSKNDGLVLGFSTPWLRQIHPSSLCSDLVSFKIGTYVRESSYGIGTFCRNGTITRIKVQGRGVVALTIPWNVNINNPGISITNRSTIRSLSIVESTFRQESFINLLSANYPDPFPNSEQMIWKFNLPDKHAATVQFLNFTSPTCVKNENNVIYHPNYQPKPTLLKLADKQPANILGNFNFTLQNCDVNKQMIGLSLNFSVTVQKTQGNIIYPLDLTNEKGLVVRISKRFFGRTFTPVCVICKAATDCEPELVIEGGKYYRISFLCENLNSLVVTAEKQIECWDVSTCNISNMPLTIPQSFSDFPVRLQSYTWKLIAPEHISTEIVSKSMFLQQNVSDKPCNATALGFTYDIFSSTNTDEFTLGTFCPNGSIEKIQMRDNVTIILNTPSNGNSKKLLTHDLNVSFVSFIEEECIFTVSPKTSDAIYLQTPHWEFGLPDYVSVSWKINLPTKRSGRLKFGKDKMDISCEMSHANIYIKPQKGSGPDIVRREDEQLPGSLDMYSGFWVNITNCKTLKASKKLKLQLYITFDEISQVLKIILIAVSSAVGVVLAVIVTICCLKKKKKQIKSPVGIYNSRVNTEAPRRQAIFKKGRKTNESHIYAVIDDNMVYGHLLQETNGTDPEVDVYRPFEGPMGDAPPVPPLNFPNRSTKQDVTDGSVNGDINDDPLALSMKDNEIYIFSKSISRQPVENEDTSLSYMDDSRSGTIPSL